A window of the Gossypium hirsutum isolate 1008001.06 chromosome A03, Gossypium_hirsutum_v2.1, whole genome shotgun sequence genome harbors these coding sequences:
- the LOC107887596 gene encoding uncharacterized protein: protein MLNLDTSKTPVSPATETGSQSHLAGDDALSQAMLRILEMVAGPNYGSGGRGSAKIAEDVKRAEHQNRDRERGKNKRDLEPLSSVQRPKKRVRSEGPVRVGTLATATGLQPYGDYGRHHPGECWRRIGVCLRCGSLEHCIRDCPQRADQIFVYSRGQFCSHLGAGVRPGVVMVWAEGREHRAEVLDRLRRDIGSTHSYIVSSVSENLGIMVERTTSVVTVLSLLGQFVWVSKLYRDVPLVVQGTIFLADLMELPFGKFDIILGIDWLDKHRVSLDCATRTVILRTKEDEEVVVIGERQDYLSHVISTLVVKSLVQKACEAYLAYVSTTISGNSSIKDIRTVRDFSDVFPEELLGLPSN, encoded by the exons ATGTTGAATCTGGACACTAGTAAGACACCTGTGtcacctgctactgagactgggtctcagaGTCATTTGGCTGGGGACGACGCTCTATCCCAAGCCATGCTGAGGATATTGGAGATGGTCGCTGGACCTAATTATGGATCTGGGGGTCGAGGGTCA GCGAAGATCGCTGAAGATGTTAAACGTGCTGAGCACCAGAATAGAGATAGGGAGAGaggtaagaacaagagggatttgGAGCCCTTGAGTTCTgtacagaggcctaagaaaagGGTCAGATCTGAGGGGCCAGTTAGAGTGGGGACTCTTGCTACTGCAACTGGGTTGCAGCCTTATGGTGATTATGGTAGGCACCATccaggcgagtgttggaggaggattgGGGTCTGTCTGAGATGTGGATCTTTAGAGCACTGTATCAGAGACTGTCCACAGCGGGCAGATCAGATTTTTGTGTATTCTCGAGGGCAGTTCTGCAGCCACCTAGGGGCAGGGGTCAGgccaggggtggtaatggtatgggccgaGGGCAGAGAGCACCGAGCAGAGGTGCTGGACAGATTGAGGCGAG AcataggatctactcattcctatatagtCAGTTCAGTTTCTGAAAACCTGGGGATTATGGTTGAGAGGACTACGAGTGTGGTCACTGTACTGAGTCTATTGGGGCAGTTTGTTTGGGTTAGTAAACTCTATAGGGATGTACCATTAGTGGTGCAAGGAACTATTTTTCTAGCAGACCTGATGGAGCTTCCGTTTGggaagtttgatataattttgggaatAGACTGGTTGGACAAGCACCGGGTTAGTCTGGATTGTGCGACTAGGACGGTCATTCTGAGAACTAAAGAAGATGAAGAGGTGGTTGTGATCGGGGAGCGTCAAGATTATCTGTCGCATGTGATCTCTACATTGGTAGTTAAGAGTTTGGTCCAGAAAGCATGCGAGGCGTATTTGGCTTATGTCAGTACTACTATTTCTGGGAACTCTTCAATTAAAGATATTAGAACTGTGAGGGAtttttcagatgtttttcctgaagagttacttgGATTGCCTTCGaactga